A window of Mytilus edulis chromosome 10, xbMytEdul2.2, whole genome shotgun sequence contains these coding sequences:
- the LOC139492942 gene encoding uncharacterized protein yields MKQRILSYPKIPTLSNSNRKNHPTANEVGETKEVYDKYGHVLPASVTGSKGFWKKKWLDLVAMVRKLGPADLFVTLTANDGWDPLKSILSKYSKPQSILHPVDTTEYFFKRFEGIKPLLFGTNSVFGDVADHWYRIEAQNRGALHVHCLIWLKEGSNKDNLVSAQVPTTTDDFSNELAQKVKDYQIHNCRPNRCFRTKKGLATNQCKYGFPYSLRDDDGYAADNLRYEYKRLNPQDSRVVPYNPYILYVWDAHINVQHVTRSGLEKYLVKYVAKVEPTFGLTVKDNPVSSYFETRIVGAPEAAAAVMSHHFVSSTRQVLFIDTNLKSERSRVLKPYEQLQASDGDGTDIFIKGPRDFYEERPSNDICSNLTLVEYLSDFEIFTTRSKIPKNRQSTIYTDVQGRYVVQRIKSLIPRYRFLTPLDSEAFYFQTLLLNVSYRSENELLSQENTSQTYKEECYLRSLFDSSDALDIVFSEMTDRNFDPLQIAKMARRLLIEQISDEATLSRKIRGLELGVDVDLSDDILPQYNFIQHDITGDLHSTEVLKLLHWSKEAILKDKTSLVQRKNQMSSSQKKVFDCIMSGTDTQTLAFITGPGGCGKSFLLHTLVLQFEFSGLIVEVLGTTGNAALLINGRTVHSFFKLDPELNTSIGYNDNTWQAISLTDIIIIDEISMMTAEILEKISQICTQTCQNSKQNQHFGGKTVILFGDLLQLPAVTNNCSKTRQIYESVLWSEFLPLFLYENCRQAEDQEYCQLLNRLRVGEQNLEDIKMLESRICGEGHPTSKDCNNSTSSSSMVICSKHSLRNEINDMMQTRLLQSSKVYHLHARDCDLAGNEVSFQDTQVINNVKSVLPKTITIHEGAKVMITRNLNIQDHVVNGTVGYLKSVHKNVVMVQRLDSDELIPVSKVKQKVIIPFTKTPVYRIQYPLIVAYACTVHRMQGATLDSAFIHLDDSFFAPGQAYVALSRVKSLQGLHIIKFSTAAFKTNNEVCKMLWSAEKNGSLYVVSSTDSSSNKTMLNEQACSNSSKLPQLEKSSCKKTISLNPSNMSNLSADNIVTTSTALSRRITVQLCRNISELQKSLTTHEFLLDQLADSLQQLTAVANPNLRVSGNVRRECHPTFLEHFVPIQTPPRGNCLWDMISISLCQQPKYMQALRILTVYTIIKHQNIFKSFLQSDNALSTLSIDEQYQQLILTARTPKQWGNEYHLYALCIILKRPIYIYSTFKVQEKFSHFRCTAEHLRNLFSSNSFEIGRHLKYVPDSKVVPSNTLGQPLCGFFKSSHYTAVLPRTDYPPNFVPQCSILPR; encoded by the coding sequence ATGAAGCAACGTATTTTGTCTTATCCAAAAATACCAACCCTATCAAATTCTAATCGAAAGAATCATCCAACAGCAAATGAAGTTGGGGAAACTAAAGAGGTTTATGACAAATATGGACATGTTCTTCCTGCCTCTGTAACAGGAAGTAAAGGTTTTTGGAAAAAGAAATGGTTGGATTTGGTAGCAATGGTAAGAAAGTTGGGACCTGCTGATCTATTTGTCACATTAACTGCAAATGATGGCTGGGATCCGTTAAAATCTATTCTGTCAAAATATTCTAAACCTCAGAGCATTCTACATCCAGTTGATAcaactgaatatttttttaaacgtttTGAAGGTATTAAGCCTTTACTGTTTGGGACAAATTCTGTATTTGGAGATGTTGCTGACCATTGGTATCGCATTGAAGCCCAAAATAGAGGTGCTTTGCATGTTCATTGCCTTATATGGTTGAAAGAGGGTTCTAACAAAGACAATTTAGTTAGTGCACAGGTGCCTACTACCACAGATGACTTTTCAAATGAGCTGGCACAAAAAGTTAAAGATTACCAAATTCACAATTGCCGTCCAAATAGATGTTTTCGAACAAAAAAAGGGTTGGCTACTAACCAATGCAAATATGGATTCCCATATAGTTTAAGAGATGATGATGGTTATGCTGCTGATAATCTACGTTATGAATACAAAAGGTTAAATCCTCAAGATAGTAGAGTAGTTCCTTATAACCCATACATTTTATATGTGTGGGATGCTCACATAAACGTTCAGCATGTTACACGTTCAGGATTGGAAAAATATTTAGTAAAGTATGTTGCTAAAGTTGAACCTACATTTGGTCTAACTGTTAAAGATAACCCTGTTTCATCTTACTTTGAAACCAGAATAGTCGGTGCTCCAGAAGCAGCTGCAGCTGTTATGTCACATCACTTTGTAAGCAGTACACGACAAGTATTATTTATTGACACAAATTTGAAATCTGAAAGAAGTAGAGTTTTAAAGCCATATGAACAATTGCAGGCATCTGATGGTGATGGGACAGATATATTTATCAAGGGCCCAAGAGATTTTTATGAGGAAAGGCCTTCAAATGATATCTGTTCTAATTTAACATTAGTAGAATATCTTTCAGACTTCGAAATTTTTACCACTAgatctaaaattccaaagaaCAGACAAAGTACCATCTATACTGATGTGCAAGGTAGATATGTTGTTCAAAGAATTAAAAGCTTGATCCCAAGATATCGCTTCTTAACACCACTAGACTCTGAAGCATTTTACTTCCAAACTCTGCTTTTAAATGTTTCATATCGATCAGAGAATGAACTGCTTTCACAAGAAAATACTTCTCAAACATATAAAGAAGAATGCTACCTTAGGTCACTGTTCGATTCATCTGATGCTCTAGATATTGTTTTTTCTGAAATGACAGACAGAAATTTTGATCCATTACAAATAGCCAAAATGGCTAGAAGGTTATTAATTGAACAAATATCAGATGAAGCTACCCTATCAAGGAAAATTAGAGGTCTTGAATTGGGTGTGGATGTTGATCTCAGTGATGATATTTTGCCACAATACAATTTCATACAACATGATATTACAGGAGATCTGCATTCCACAGAAGTTCTTAAGCTGCTACATTGGTCTAAAGAAGCCATTTTAAAGGATAAAACCAGTTTAGTACAAAGGAAAAACCAAATGAGTTCATCACAAAAAAAAGTGTTTGACTGCATTATGTCTGGAACTGACACCCAAACTTTAGCATTTATTACTGGACCAGGAGGTTGTGGAAAATCCTTTTTATTACACACATTAGTACTACAGTTCGAATTTAGTGGTTTGATAGTAGAGGTCCTTGGCACTACTGGAAATGCTGCATTACTAATTAATGGCAGAACAGTACATTCATTCTTTAAACTTGATCCAGAACTGAATACCTCTATAGGATACAATGACAATACATGGCAGGCAATTTCTCTAACTGATATAATTATTATAGATGAAATAAGCATGATGACAGCAGAAATTCTTGAGAAAATATCTCAAATTTGTACACAAACCTgtcaaaattcaaaacagaatcaACATTTTGGTGGTAAAACTGTGATTTTATTTGGAGATTTGTTGCAGTTACCAGCAGTTACAAATAATTGTTCAAAAACAAGACAAATATATGAAAGTGTTTTATGGTCAGAATTCCTGCCACTCTTCCTATATGAAAATTGTAGACAAGCAGAAGATCAAGAATACTGTCAACTTCTGAATCGATTGCGTGTTGGTGAACAGAATTTAGAAGACATTAAAATGTTGGAATCCCGTATATGTGGTGAAGGTCATCCGACCAGCAAAGACTGTAACAACAGCACCTCCTCATCAAGCATGGTCATATGTTCTAAACACAGCCTCCGTAATGAAATTAATGATATGATGCAAACTCGTCTTCTTCAAAGCTCTAAGGTGTACCATTTGCATGCCAGGGATTGCGATTTAGCTGGCAATGAAGTCTCATTTCAAGATACTCAAGTCATCAATAATGTAAAATCTGTGTTGCCTAAAACCATTACAATCCATGAAGGAGCTAAAGTAATGATTACTCGAAATTTAAATATACAAGATCATGTTGTAAATGGAACAGTAGGATATTTGAAAAGTGTGCACAAAAATGTTGTAATGGTGCAGAGACTTGATTCAGATGAATTGATACCAGTGTCCAAAGTTAAACAAAAGGTAATCATTCCTTTTACAAAAACACCGGTTTATCGAATTCAATATCCATTGATTGTTGCATATGCTTGCACCGTCCACAGAATGCAGGGAGCAACCTTAGACTCTGCCTTTATTCATCTAGATGACAGTTTTTTTGCTCCTGGACAAGCTTATGTGGCTCTTAGCAGAGTAAAATCATTGCAGGGTTTACATATCATAAAGTTTTCAACAGCAGCATTTAAAACCAATAATGAAGTTTGCAAAATGCTGTGGTCTGCTGAAAAAAATGGCAGCCTCTATGTCGTTTCATCAACCGATTCTTCCAGtaataaaacaatgttaaatgaACAAGCATGTAGCAATTCATCAAAACTACCTCAACTAGAAAAATCTTCATGTAAGAAAACCATTTCTTTGAATCCATCAAATATGTCCAACCTTTCAGCAGACAACATTGTAACAACTTCTACTGCATTGTCCAGAAGGATCACAGTTCAGTTGTGTAGAAATATTTCAGAATTGCAAAAATCTCTTACAACACATGAATTTCTTTTGGATCAGCTTGCAGACTCCTTACAACAGTTAACAGCAGTAGCAAATCCCAACTTAAGAGTCAGTGGTAATGTTAGAAGAGAATGCCATCCAACTTTCCTTGAACATTTTGTCCCAATACAAACTCCTCCTCGAGGGAACTGTCTTTGGGATATGATATCTATCTCATTATGCCAGCAACCAAAATATATGCAAGCTTTACGTATCTTAACAGTGTATACTATAATAAAAcaccaaaatattttcaagagttTTTTACAATCAGACAATGCTCTATCCACTTTAAGCATAGATGAACAATATCAGCAGTTGATACTTACAGCTAGAACTCCAAAGCAGTGGGGCAATGAATATCACTTATATGCACTGTGCATAATACTGAAACGAcctatatacatatattcaacATTTAAGGTTCAAGAAAAATTCAGCCATTTCCGCTGTACTGCTGAGCATTTGAGAAATCTTTTCTCTtcaaattcatttgaaattgGGAGACATCTAAAATATGTGCCAGACAGTAAAGTAGTTCCCTCTAATACATTGGGACAACCGTTATGTGGATTTTTCAAATCTTCTCACTATACTGCAGTACTGCCAAGAACAGATTATCCTCCAAATTTTGTACCACAGTGTTCAATACTACCAAGGTGA